One Amorphoplanes digitatis genomic window carries:
- a CDS encoding hybrid sensor histidine kinase/response regulator, producing the protein MEWSEELSSGLLQAAPDAILVMDEGVIVLVNDRAEEVFGWRRGELLGQRATMLLGDINEVPSLAGLRRAADGLTGGIGFIGTVALQARRRDGAIFPTEASLSRVQGPEGRRTIAVVRDMTERHRLQAEAEHQRSEVQEHRNQRLEALGQLAGGIAHDFNNMLGVIVNYANFVIEEAEAPQPDLKTIAADARQVIRAGERGTDLTHQLLKFARRDVARPQVLDLNAVITDAEETLRDLIGDRVALIIRTAESLPPVTCDPGQLEQLLTSLASNARDAMPEGGQLVIDTAGARLEVGEHPDLAPGDYVRIRVSDSGCGMAPDVVARAFEPFFTTKASGEGTGLGLATAYGIVTQAGGAVSLTSEPVLGTTVTVLLPAGAGEQEVVPAAEPVLTAGHGETLLVVEDEAALRDVAGRILSGAGYQVLSAEGGAEALELASLHEGAIDLLVSDVVMPGMLGKELAERLTHVRPDTRVLYMSGYAQPVLASQGTLDPGVALLEKPFTAADLLCAVRRRLDG; encoded by the coding sequence GTGGAGTGGTCCGAGGAGCTGTCCAGCGGCCTGCTGCAAGCTGCGCCGGACGCGATCCTGGTGATGGACGAGGGCGTGATCGTCCTCGTCAACGACCGCGCCGAGGAGGTCTTCGGCTGGCGCCGCGGTGAACTGCTCGGTCAGCGCGCCACCATGCTGCTCGGGGACATCAACGAGGTACCGTCGCTGGCCGGGCTGCGTCGCGCCGCCGACGGGCTCACGGGCGGTATCGGCTTCATCGGAACCGTCGCCCTGCAAGCGCGACGGCGCGACGGCGCGATCTTCCCCACCGAGGCTTCGCTCTCGCGGGTGCAGGGGCCGGAGGGCCGGAGGACGATCGCCGTGGTCCGGGACATGACCGAGCGGCACCGGCTCCAGGCCGAGGCGGAACACCAGCGCAGCGAGGTGCAGGAGCACCGTAACCAGCGGCTCGAGGCGCTCGGCCAGCTGGCCGGCGGCATCGCGCACGACTTCAACAACATGCTCGGCGTGATCGTGAACTACGCGAACTTCGTGATCGAGGAGGCCGAGGCGCCGCAGCCCGATCTCAAGACCATCGCCGCCGACGCCCGCCAGGTCATCCGGGCCGGCGAGCGGGGCACGGACCTGACGCACCAGCTGCTCAAGTTCGCCCGCCGGGACGTCGCCCGGCCACAGGTCCTCGACCTCAACGCCGTCATCACCGACGCCGAGGAGACGCTGCGCGACCTGATCGGCGACCGGGTCGCCCTCATCATCCGTACGGCGGAGTCGCTGCCGCCGGTGACCTGCGACCCCGGCCAGTTGGAGCAGCTGCTGACCAGCCTGGCGTCCAACGCCCGGGACGCGATGCCCGAGGGCGGCCAGCTGGTGATCGACACCGCCGGTGCGCGCCTGGAGGTCGGCGAGCATCCCGACCTCGCGCCGGGTGACTACGTCCGGATACGCGTCTCCGACTCCGGCTGCGGCATGGCACCCGACGTCGTCGCGCGCGCGTTCGAGCCGTTCTTCACCACCAAGGCCAGCGGCGAGGGCACCGGGCTGGGCCTGGCCACCGCGTACGGGATCGTCACGCAGGCCGGCGGCGCCGTCAGCCTGACCTCGGAGCCGGTCCTGGGCACCACGGTGACCGTGCTGCTGCCCGCCGGTGCCGGCGAGCAGGAGGTCGTGCCCGCCGCCGAGCCGGTGCTGACCGCCGGGCACGGTGAGACGCTGCTCGTGGTCGAGGACGAGGCGGCGCTGCGCGACGTGGCCGGCCGAATCCTGTCCGGCGCGGGCTACCAGGTCCTGTCGGCCGAGGGCGGCGCCGAGGCCCTCGAACTGGCGTCCCTGCACGAGGGGGCGATAGATCTGCTGGTCAGCGACGTGGTGATGCCCGGGATGCTGGGCAAGGAGCTGGCCGAGCGCCTGACACACGTACGCCCGGACACCCGCGTGCTGTACATGTCCGGGTACGCCCAGCCGGTGCTGGCCTCGCAGGGCACGCTGGACCCGGGAGTCGCGCTGCTGGAGAAGCCGTTCACGGCCGCGGATCTGCTCTGCGCGGTCCGCCGCCGGCTCGACGGCTGA
- a CDS encoding DegV family protein, producing the protein MPVAVVTDSTAYLPSELSGTYDLTVVPLTVVINGVEGLEGEEISPGEVAHALGQRRVAVSTSRPAPEQFAAAYRDLLDGGADGIVSVHLSSQISGTYDAAVLAAAEIGPQVQVVDSQTTGMGLGFVALAAATAASRGADLDTVRRVAVDHSAQVSVLFYVDTLEFLRRGGRIGAASALLGTALSVKPILHMDGGVIVVRDKVRTAGRALARLVDLAVEASGEGEVDIAVHHLGAGDRAAALADVVSVRLGDRLRDCYITEIGAVVAAHVGPGVAGVVVHRR; encoded by the coding sequence ATGCCCGTCGCGGTCGTCACCGATTCCACCGCGTACCTGCCGTCCGAGCTGAGCGGGACGTACGACCTCACCGTCGTCCCGCTCACCGTCGTCATCAACGGGGTCGAAGGCCTCGAGGGTGAGGAGATCTCGCCGGGCGAGGTCGCACACGCACTCGGGCAGCGGCGGGTCGCGGTCAGCACGTCCCGGCCCGCACCCGAACAGTTCGCGGCCGCGTACCGCGATCTCCTGGACGGCGGCGCGGACGGCATCGTCTCCGTGCACCTGTCGTCCCAGATCTCCGGAACCTACGACGCCGCGGTGCTGGCGGCGGCCGAGATCGGGCCGCAGGTCCAGGTCGTGGACAGCCAGACGACCGGAATGGGGCTGGGGTTCGTCGCGCTGGCCGCGGCGACGGCGGCCAGCCGGGGTGCCGACCTTGACACGGTACGGCGGGTAGCGGTCGATCATTCCGCCCAGGTCAGTGTGCTGTTCTACGTGGACACGCTGGAGTTTCTCAGGCGTGGGGGGCGGATCGGGGCGGCGTCGGCGCTGCTCGGCACGGCGCTGTCGGTCAAGCCGATCCTGCATATGGACGGCGGGGTGATCGTCGTCCGGGACAAGGTCCGGACGGCGGGGAGGGCGCTTGCCCGCCTTGTCGATCTGGCGGTGGAGGCGTCTGGGGAGGGCGAGGTCGATATCGCGGTGCACCATCTGGGCGCGGGGGATCGGGCGGCGGCGCTGGCGGATGTGGTCTCGGTGAGGCTGGGTGATCGGCTGCGGGACTGCTACATCACGGAGATCGGCGCGGTGGTGGCGGCGCATGTAGGCCCCGGTGTCGCCGGGGTGGTCGTGCACCGGCGCTAG
- a CDS encoding putative protein N(5)-glutamine methyltransferase has product MTLTDLADTIRRLRAAGCVFAEDEAAVLGEAAADPRHLDELVGRRVRGEPLEQVVGYADFCGVRVRLRPGVFVPRVRSELLVRTAATETGRVVVDLCCGSGALGLALRSQRPDVTLFAADNDPVAVACARDNLGGDVFEGDLFEALPAELRGRIDILLANVPYVATRHIPLLPAEAREHEPHQALDGGDDGLDVFRAVVAGAARWLSPGGLMLSEISEAQTGPAVAAVRAAGLRPDIAEDDELEARVVTARRT; this is encoded by the coding sequence GTGACACTCACCGACCTGGCCGACACCATCCGCCGTCTCCGAGCCGCCGGCTGCGTCTTCGCCGAGGACGAGGCCGCCGTGCTCGGCGAGGCCGCCGCCGACCCCCGCCACCTCGACGAGTTGGTCGGCCGCCGGGTCCGGGGCGAGCCCCTGGAACAGGTCGTCGGCTACGCGGACTTCTGCGGCGTCCGGGTCCGCCTGCGCCCCGGCGTCTTCGTTCCCCGCGTCCGCAGCGAACTCCTGGTCCGCACCGCGGCGACCGAGACCGGCCGCGTGGTCGTCGACCTCTGCTGCGGTTCCGGCGCCCTCGGCCTGGCCCTGCGCAGTCAGCGCCCGGACGTCACCCTCTTCGCCGCCGACAACGATCCCGTCGCCGTGGCCTGCGCCCGCGACAACCTGGGCGGCGACGTCTTCGAGGGCGATCTCTTCGAAGCCCTGCCGGCCGAACTCCGCGGGCGGATCGACATCCTGCTGGCCAACGTCCCGTACGTCGCGACCCGGCACATCCCCCTGCTCCCGGCCGAGGCGCGGGAGCACGAGCCGCACCAGGCCCTCGACGGCGGCGACGACGGGCTCGATGTCTTCCGCGCCGTCGTCGCGGGAGCCGCGCGGTGGCTGTCGCCCGGCGGCCTGATGCTCTCCGAGATCAGCGAGGCCCAGACCGGGCCCGCCGTCGCCGCGGTGCGGGCGGCAGGGCTCCGTCCGGACATCGCCGAGGACGACGAGCTCGAAGCCAGGGTCGTCACGGCCCGCCGAACCTGA
- a CDS encoding histidine phosphatase family protein, with protein sequence MTTRLIVWRHGNTDWNAGHRVQGQTDVPLNELGRQQAVDAAELLARMRPDALVASDLCRAADTAAALAALTGLSVTYDRRLRERYFGLWEGLTMTEITQTRPEEYARWTAGADDIGGEVETLDDLGKRVAEALQAAADLVEPGGTVVVATHGAAVRSGVGHLLGWPREQLRTLRALQNCHWVELTHDAQRGWQIATYNVGPFTDRPTPPPV encoded by the coding sequence ATGACCACTCGGCTCATCGTCTGGCGGCACGGCAACACGGACTGGAACGCGGGCCACCGCGTTCAGGGCCAGACCGACGTGCCGCTCAACGAGCTCGGCCGGCAACAGGCCGTCGACGCCGCCGAGTTGCTCGCCCGGATGCGGCCCGACGCCCTGGTCGCCAGCGACCTGTGCCGGGCCGCCGACACCGCCGCCGCGCTGGCCGCGCTGACCGGCCTGTCGGTGACCTACGACCGGCGGCTGCGCGAGCGCTACTTCGGTCTCTGGGAAGGTCTCACCATGACCGAGATCACCCAGACCCGGCCGGAGGAGTACGCCCGCTGGACGGCCGGCGCCGACGACATCGGCGGCGAGGTGGAGACCCTCGACGACCTGGGCAAGCGGGTCGCCGAGGCGCTACAGGCCGCGGCCGACCTGGTCGAGCCCGGCGGCACCGTCGTCGTCGCCACGCACGGCGCGGCCGTGCGCTCGGGGGTCGGGCACCTGCTCGGCTGGCCGCGCGAGCAGCTGCGCACGCTGCGCGCGCTCCAGAACTGCCACTGGGTCGAGCTCACCCACGACGCGCAGCGGGGCTGGCAGATCGCCACCTACAACGTCGGCCCGTTCACCGACCGGCCGACGCCGCCGCCGGTTTGA
- the rsfS gene encoding ribosome silencing factor, translating into MPVTERARELALTAAQAAADKKAQDIVLIDVADQLYITDAFVIASAANERQVGSIVDAIEEALLGLPEKAKPARREGERQGRWVLLDYIDIVIHIQHAEEREFYALDKLWKDCPTIEFHDRDLAEAEASSGAA; encoded by the coding sequence GTGCCCGTCACCGAACGTGCCCGCGAGCTCGCGCTGACCGCCGCGCAGGCCGCGGCCGACAAGAAGGCGCAGGACATCGTCCTCATCGACGTCGCCGACCAGCTCTACATCACCGACGCGTTCGTCATCGCCTCGGCTGCCAACGAGCGTCAGGTCGGTTCGATCGTCGATGCCATCGAGGAGGCCCTGCTGGGCCTGCCCGAGAAGGCCAAGCCGGCCCGCCGTGAGGGCGAGCGGCAGGGACGCTGGGTGCTTCTCGACTACATCGACATCGTGATCCACATCCAGCACGCCGAGGAGCGCGAGTTCTACGCCCTCGACAAGCTCTGGAAGGACTGCCCGACCATCGAGTTCCACGACCGCGATCTTGCCGAGGCCGAGGCCTCCTCCGGCGCGGCATGA
- the nadD gene encoding nicotinate-nucleotide adenylyltransferase, producing MRKRRRIGIMGGTFDPIHHGHLVAASEVQSRFGLDEVVFVPTGQPWQKGKVSPAEDRYLMTVIATASNPHFQVSRADVDRDGPTYTVDTLRDLHAIFGSTADLFFITGADALAKILSWKDALEMLSLAHFVGVTRPGFELSDDHLPADSVTLVEVPAMAISSSACRARVADGLPVWYLVPDGVVQYIAKRGLYRTEGPV from the coding sequence GTGCGGAAACGGCGCCGGATCGGCATCATGGGCGGCACCTTCGACCCGATCCACCACGGTCACCTGGTGGCGGCGAGCGAGGTGCAGAGCCGCTTCGGCCTGGACGAGGTCGTGTTCGTGCCGACCGGCCAGCCCTGGCAGAAGGGCAAGGTCAGCCCGGCCGAGGACCGCTACCTGATGACGGTGATCGCGACCGCGTCGAATCCGCACTTCCAGGTCAGCCGGGCCGACGTCGACCGGGACGGCCCGACATACACCGTCGACACCCTGCGCGACCTGCACGCGATCTTCGGCAGCACGGCCGACCTCTTCTTCATCACCGGCGCGGACGCGCTCGCGAAGATCCTGTCGTGGAAGGATGCGCTCGAGATGCTCTCGCTGGCGCACTTCGTCGGGGTCACCCGGCCCGGTTTCGAGCTCTCCGACGATCATCTGCCCGCCGATTCCGTGACGCTTGTCGAGGTGCCCGCGATGGCGATCTCGTCGAGCGCCTGCCGCGCGCGGGTCGCCGACGGGCTGCCGGTCTGGTACCTCGTACCCGATGGTGTGGTGCAGTACATCGCAAAGCGTGGCCTATATCGTACCGAAGGACCGGTTTAG